The DNA window GGAACTCCGCACGCAGTGTCACACTGCCAGTACTCTCATCCACATTCACTTCGACAAATTTCATCGTGCCTTTATGGGCGTATGTCGTGCCGTCTTCAAGCTGTAATGTTACTTCCGCAGACTCATCCTGCTCGATATGACCTTGAGCCAATGCAGCTTTCAGACGTAACAATTGAGCTGATGACTGCACGATATCAATATTGATTGGATCAAGCTGTTGAATCGTCGCCAGTTTGTCAGACTGGTTTGCAGTAACTAGGGCACCAGCTGTCACGCTAGATTTACCAATAACGCCGCTGATAGGTGCTTTTACCTGAGAGTAAGAAAGATTGATTTTCGCAGTATTAATGGCTGCTTTCGCCACTAAAACCTGAGCTCTCGCTTCTTTAAAAGCAGCTTCGGCTTCATCAAGATCTTGTTGGCTGATCGACTTTTTAGAAATTAGGGCACGGTAACGCTTAGCCGTTGCAGAGGTTGAGTCTTCAGCCGCATTAGCGCGGATCAGTTCCGCTTCTGCACTAAGCAAAGCGGCTTGGTATGTTGAGTCATCTATCTGATACAGAGACTGACCTTGTTTAACGATACCACCTTCAACAAAGTTACGCTCTGAAACGATACCACTCACCTGAGGACGTACTTCCGCCTCTTTAAATGCCCTGCTGCGACCCGGTAACTCTACCGTTAGCATCTGGCGTACAGGCTCTACCGTTAATACATTAACCTCAGCTGTTCGCGCTGCGCCACTACTTTGATTTGTTGCTTCTTGACTTGGCTGGCATCCAGCCATGAACAGGCTTGACGCTATCAGCAGTGATAGCGTGGTTTTACATCTCATGAAACATCTCTCTTCTTACTTGATCTAGAAACCAGTTAGGCACCTTAAAAGCCACCTAAAAATTGTGGTTATAATTGATGAGTTTACATTCAAAAATTAGCTAGGATGATAGTTATCCAGTGTTGTACATACAACAACATTTACAGTTCTATACGCTTAAAGATTACGTTTGTCTAAAAGGTGTGCTCTAGATCTCATTAACGATCATTTTGCGTTGGAAATCACATTTTTCTGTGTGCAAGGACAAAGGTGAATTTGCAACCAAAGTGATGCCAAAACCACCCGAAATGTGTACAAAACTTTGTCTTCAAGTCCACTTTTATTCAGTAAACGTTTAAAAACAGTCCACGGATAACAAGAAGTATTCGAACTAATCTTAGTTAAAGCCTTAGCAAATAATTCAACTTATACGTAGATTCTTATTTTTATTACCAGATCAAACTTCCTGACCTGCTAACAAAGGCAAATACGGAACCTAAACTCGCTAAGCAACTCGGCTTTTTTGGCTACTCAATAAACGTAAATGGACGATGCCGACCAACAGGCCCCACAAGGTCGCACTCAGGCCTAGAAAACTAAAACCCGACAAAGTGATAAGAAAGGTAAGCAGCGCAGATTCACGGTAGCCTTCATCATGAAAAGCGGTTTGCAGGCACATCATCAGGGTGCCCAGCAGCGCAAATCCCGCCAGAATTTTTGTTACTGCGTCAGGTAAGGATAAAAATACCGCAACGACCGTTGTCGCGAATACGCCGGCAATCAGATAAAACGCTCCAGCCCAAATGACAGCCCGGTAGCGCTGCCGTCTGTCTGAATCTACTTCCTCTGTCATGCAGATCGCAGCTGAAATCGCGGCAAGGTTAACACTGAAACCGCCGAAAGGTGCGGCAAGAATATTCGTTAATCCTGTACCGATAAGAATCGGTTTTACGGGGGTGTCATACTGGTAACTTTTCATCATCGCAATGCCGGGAAGATTTTGTGAAAGCATGGTGATAATGTAGAGAGGAACAGACAGATTAAGTATCGCACTGGCAGTGATTCCCGGCGTCACCCATTCCGGCTGCGCGAAAGATAACCCCGTAATATCAATTGTTGCATCTTCAACGCCAACAGAACAGAAGACACCAATAATAAGCAGGACAAGCATCGCGTATCTGGGAATCACATTCTTTGCTAACAATAAAACGCTAAACATCAGCAGAAAAGAGATGGGCGCACTGCTCACCACTTTAAAACTGTTCAGGCAGAAAGGTAGCAAGATTGCCCCAAGCATCGCCGTACCTAACTGAGGAGGAATTCTCTCAAGCGCTCTACTTAAAGGTGTAATTAACCCGGTCAGCAAGATCAGTACCCCTGAGACAACAAATGCCCCGACCACAACGGGTAATTCATACTGCTGCGAAGCGATCACTAACATCGCTGCACCCGGTGTGGACCACGCGGTTAAAATCGGCGTTTTATAAAACCAGGAGTACCCGATGGAGGTAACCCCCATTGCGACGCCCAACGCCAGTAACCAACTCTCGATTTGTAGCGGCGTTGCACCGGCCGAAGTTGCTGCCTGAATGATGATCACCACCGAACTGGTATAGCCGACTAACACAGCGGTAAACCCCGCAGATGCATGACTTAAATTGAATAGCTTTTTCATCATTCGCTCTTCCCTGCTTTATGATAATATTTTCTGTGCGCTATAACATACAACGAAAAGATAACATCGTGCGCAATAACGCACAACAAGGTATTTGGTTATGAATGAATCAGCATTTAAATCTGAAATTGCTCACCATCTGAAATCTGAAAGGAAAAAGAGAGGCTTGAGTTTAGATGCTACGTCTAAGCTGACAGGCGTTTCTAAAGCAATGCTGGGACAAATTGAGCGAGAAGAGTCTAGCCCGACAATTTCGACGCTCTGGAAGATAGCCAGCGGACTGGACACTTCGTTCTCAGCCTTCTTTGCCAATGACCCGGAGTTACGTTCCAGTGATCGCGCTTTCCCTGATGACGCCAAAATGAAAGTGAACACGCTATTTCCTTATAAGGCGGACGCTGGTCTGGAGATGTTTGAGATAACTTTAACTGATCATCATCGCCAAATGTCTTCACCACATGGTGTGGGTGTGATCGAACATATCCACGTGCTAAGCGGCGAGATGAATGTCTTCTTCAATGATGAATGGCACCACCTGACAACCGGAGATAGTATTCGTTTTTTTAGCGATCAACCGCATGGATACGAAGCCGCAACGAAAACCACAACATTTCAGAATATTGTTTGTTATCCAAGAGGATAACCCACTGCAAATAAATTCGCGCTAGCCTGTAGCAAGGTAAAGGTTAACAAACCTCCGTTTTGCAAACAGGCTCAGCGTTGCAACGCTAGGTTGCCTTCCCACATTTAGCCTCTCGCGCCTGACATCAATCTTGTTTCTCTCAAACCTGACTGGATAAAAAAAACCTATCCAAAAGCTAAGTTTTTAATAATTGTTCACAAAATTTACTCGTGCTTAACTGAATTTGCTCAATTAAAGCCCATCGATTCAAAAGGAAATTGAATATGCGTAAACAGCAAAGCGCGGTAAAAAAAACACGTAAAAACGGCTGCTCAGGTTCTTTCTGTGCTTGCACTGTCAAGCCAACTAGCACACGCAGGTAAACTCTCACTGGGAATGACCACTTGGGTTGGTTACGGCACACTTTATCTTGCAGACGAATTGGGATACTTCAAAGAAAAAGGGCTGGAAGTCGATCTTCAGACTATCGAAGAAGCGTCAATGTATATGGCTGCAACCGCCTCTGGTCACCTTGACGGCTCCGCTTCAACCATCGACGAAATTCTGAAATACCGACCAAAATTCTGCTTTAAAGCTGTTGCTGTACTGGATGACAGCTACGGTGGTGACGGTATCCTGGTTCAGGACGGTATTAACTCGATTCAGGATCTGAAAGGCAAAACCGTCGCAGTAAACGAAGGTTCAGTATCTCAGTTCTGGTTATCTAATCTGCTTAAAGATGCTGGTATGAGCATGTCTGATATCACGGTGCAGAACATGACAGCGGACGACGCTGCGAGTGCATTTATTTCTGGTCGTGTTCCGGCAGCGGTGACGTGGGAACCAAACCTGTCTTTTGCCCGCTCACAAAATGCTGGCAAAATTCTCATCGATAGTACAGCAACTCCTGGTGTCATTGTTGATGTCGTTAACCTGCGCTGTGATGTCATTGAAAAGCAAGCTGACGACGTAGCAGCCCTGGTAGACGGCTTATACCGCGCGGTTCAGTACACCAAAGATCACCCGGAAAAAGCCTACGAGATCATGGCAAAACAACTTGGTGGCTACCTATCGGATCCAAAAGACTTAGCTGAAGCCGCAGCGACAGTACGTTTCTACGACCAGGAAATGGCGACCAAACTTCTTGGCGAATTGGGCAAAGAAGGCGAGATCGCACCTGTGATTAAACTAGCGAATGAAACCTGGAGTGAGCTGAAAAAAGAAGATTACCAAGTAACCTACGAACAATTAGTCGACAACCGATTCGTTAAACAATAATTGGAGAATCATCTGTGGCTAATCAATCATTCTCTTTACAGCAGTTAACTGCACCTAAAGAGGATATCCCTAGCAAGTTTGTCATCAGTGCCGGCGCTATCAGTTGGATAGTGCTACTGACAGCTTGGGTTATCCTCTCGTACACCGAGTGGGTGCCAAGTATGTTCCTACCTTCGCCGCTTGAAGTACTCAAAACGGGTATGCGTTTAGCCGAAGATGGTTCACTGTTTACCCATATTTGGTCGAGCTTAGAAGTCGTGATCATCGGCTTCTGGCTCTCATCCCTGGTCGCCATCCCGCTGGGGCTGCTTATGGGCAGCTTCCGAATCGTACAGGCATTCCTGGATCCACTGGTTAACTTCATCCGTTACTTACCGGTCACCTCGTTCGTACCCCTGTTTATCCTTTGGATTGGTATCGGTATCGAACAACGTGTAACCGTGATTATCTTCGGCGTGTTTTTCCAGCAAGTGGTGATGATTGCAGACGTTTCACGCGGCGTATCTAAAGACCTGCTGCACGCGGCATACACTCTGGGTACGAGCCGAAGAAAAGTGCTCACTCAAATCATTATGCCTGCGTCAGTACCGGGCGTTCTGGATGCACTTCGAGTGACTATAGGTTGGGCATGGACTTACCTGGTAGTTGCAGAGCTTGTTGCGGCAAACAGTGGTCTTGGCTATATCAGCCTCAAAGCAATGCGAGGATTCCAGGTCGACATTATTTTCCTTGCCATTGTCATCATTGGCCTGCTCGGACTTATCACCGACCAGTTCTTTAAAGTTTTACGATTGAGGTTAAGCGCATGGGACAACTAGCCACAAATACTAAGCCCCTTAACGAGGACGAGAGCGATGACTCACAATCAACCAGACGTTTAAAATCCGTTTCTGAGCAACCAACCCAACTTCATATTGATAATATTACGCTGAAGTTCCCAACCAAAGACGGTGGCGAGTTCACGGCAATCGAAAACCTGTCATTAGAAGTAAAAAATGAAGAGTTTGTCGTGATTGTCGGCCCTTCGGGCTGCGGTAAATCGAGCTTGCTCTATCTAACTGCGGGCCTAAATAACCCGACAGACGGCGAAATTCGGGTTGCCGGTGACACCGTTAAGGGACCGAGTGCAGAACGCGGCATGGTTTTCCAGAGCTACACTCTATTCCCCTGGCTGACGGTTGCGCAGAATATTGAGTTCGGTCTGAAGCAGAAGAAAATGCCGGCAATTGAGCGCAAGAAAATCGTTGATGATTACATCAAGCAAGTTGGATTGGAAAACTTCGCGAATCATTTTCCAAAACAGCTATCTGGTGGTATGAAGCAACGTGTGGCTATCGCCCGTTCACTGGCTAACGACCCGAAAATTCTGTTAATGGATGAACCGTTCGGAGCACTGGATAGCCAGACTCGCCTGCAAATGCAGCAACTGCTGTTACAGGTTTGGGAAAAGAGCCGTAAAACCGTGGTGTTCGTAACTCACGATATTGACGAAGCGATCATGCTCGGTGACCGGGTGTTTGTAATGGGCTCTAAACCGGGGCGCATTCAAAAGATTCTGGACGTTAATATTCCTCACCCGAGAACACTTGATATGGCGATGGAGCCAGAGTTCCTCACACTTAAGAAAGAAATACTGTCACTTCTGCACGACGACTTGCTTGAAGTACATTAATCTTTCTTTTTAACCCATGATGCTCCTCATCAGACATCATGGGTTTTATATCGTCAGTCATCACTTTTTACTCAACAGACGGAAGCGAGTTGTATTTGCAATGCCGAATCAAAGTACATTAGATATTCTCTCAACGCTCATTAGTTACGACACCACCAGCGCACATTCCAACATGCCGCTTATCGATTACGTTCAAACCTATTTAAGCGATTACGGAATTGAATCAACGTTGGTTTTTAATCACGACAAAACCAAAGCGAACCTGTTTGCGACCATAGGACCGAAAGACAAAGCCGGAGTAATGTTGTCCGGACACACCGATACGGTTCCAGTAACCGGTCAGCAATGGGACACCAACCCATTTGAACTTGTCATCGATGATCAGCGCTGCTTTGGTCGTGGCACAACCGACATGAAATCGTTCATCGCAGTGGTCTTGGCCGCTATACCGGAGTTTTTGGCTCGTCCCCTGCACTATCCCGTTCATTTTGCGTTTTCTTATGATGAAGAAATTGGCTGTCTCGGGGTGCGCGGATTAATCGAACAGTTGCAACACCTCTCCATCAAGCCTGTTGCTTGTATCGTTGGCGAGCCTACTTCAATGCAAGTCGCGACCCGCCATAAAGGAAAGCTGGCAGCTAAGGTGACGGTAACCGGTAAATCCTGTCACTCAGGCATGGCTCCTTACGGGGTTAACGCGGTCAACTATGCAGCGCGCCTCGTTAACTGGCTGGAGAACATGGCATTGACCAAGCGGGATCACGGCCCATTTAACGCTGAGTATGAGATCCCTTACACCACCATTCACACCGGGACAATCCGAGGTGGTCAGGCACTGAATATCGTCCCGGATCTATGTCAGTTCGACTTCGAAATGCGTAATATCGCCGGTGATAATCCAGCGCAAATATTGAGTGAGTTACGCACATACACGGAACAACTGGTTGAAGAGATGCGCGAAACCAGCGAAGAGTGCGATATCACAATAGAGATCCTGACCGAATACCCTGGGCTAGATACATCCGAAAATACCCGTTTGATTGATTATGTACAAAATCTCGCGCAGGACTTTGAGATCAGCCGGATCAATTTCGGAACCGAAGGTGGCCTGTTTTCAGAGCAGCTTAAAATACCGACGTTAGTTTGCGGTCCGGGTAATATGGAACAGGGCCATAAACCAAATGAATATATTACTTTCGAGCAATTAGAAAAAGCCGAGGCATTTATTCATAAACTCGCCCGGTCATTAGCTGATAACGCTTTTATTTAGTTTTTATTTGGTTTTAAAACTGACGAAAACAAAAAGGAAGCATTACATTATTGCTTCCTTTTTTACTTACTTTTTAAGTGTTCTCTGAGTTTGACCTAGCTGAGTGCGAATTAGCCTAATTTAATCCAGGTTGTTTTTAGCTGCGTAAACTTATCAAACGCATGCAGAGAAAGATCACGTCCAAATCCAGATTGCTTATAGCCACCAAATGGCGTTGAGAAATCTAATGCATCCATGGTATTCACCGATACCGTTCCTGCTCTTAGCGCCTTTGATACCAAATGCGCTCGCGTCAGATCTCGCGTCCATACCGATGCAGCCAAACCGTAAATCGAGTTGTTCGCTATCGATACTGCTTCTTCCTGAGTATCAAAAGGCATAATTACAACCACTGGCCCGAAGACTTCCTCTTGCGCAATAGTCATCTCCGGAGAAACGTTGGTTAAGATAGTCGGTTCCACAAAGTTACTGTTCGAATCTGCTTTATCGAAGCCACATACGGATGTCGCTCCTGCTTCTTCTGCCGCGGCAACCATACTCCTGACTTTTTGCGCGTGCTCTTCGCTGATGAGCGAACCTAGCTGGGTTTGCGGGTCAAGTGGGTCACCCAACTTCATCTCTTGAGTATGAGCAATCAGTTTTTGTGTAAATGCCTCCTGAATGCTGCGCTCTACCAATATTCTGGAGTTAGCCGAACAAACCTCACCCTGATTAAAGAATATACCCGAAGCAGCATGTTGAACCGCAGCATCGAGATCGCAATCAGCAAAGATAAGATTCGGGCTCTTACCTCCTGTCTCCGGCCATACCGGTTTCATGTTAGATTCGGCAGAGTAAGACATCAGGCGTTTCGCCGTTGCTGTTGAGCCGGTAAACGTCAGGCTGTCTATGTCATTGTGTCGGCCCAGCGCCTGGCCGACTACTTCACCAGTCCCTGTTACTACATTAAGCACACCATCTGGTAAACCTGCTTGCTGAGCCAGTTCGGCAAGGCGTAACGCACTGTGTGGCGACTGTTCTGCCGGCTTAAGAACCACAGAGTTACCTGAAATCAAAGCGGGCGCTAATTTCCATGCCGCAATGTCCAACGGGAAGTTCCAGGGAATGATAGCTGCGACTACACCAATAGGCTCTCGGGTGATCATCGCAACGTTGTTTCCGTCTGTTGGTGCGACTTCACCATAAATTTTATCTACTGCTTCTGCATACCATTCAAAACAGCCTGCAGCGCCCGGGATGTCACCATTGAATGCATCTGAGATTGGCTTGCCGACGTTAATTGTTTCCAGTAGCGCGAGCTCTTCGCGATTTTCTAAAATCAACTCAGCCAGTTTTTTAATCACCTGCTTACGGTCACTGGGAGCTTGTTTTGACCAGACGCCTTGCTCAAACGTTTGACGAGCCCCTTCGACAGCCACATCAACATCCTCAGATGTGCATGCCGTTACGTCCGCTAATTTTCTGCCTGTAGCCGGATTCATTACTTCATAAGTGCCACCGTCCGTCGCATCAACATAACTTCCGTTGATGAAGGCTTTATTTTTTAATTCGATCGTTGAAAGCTTATCCGTCCAGTAACTTTTTGTATATTTGTCCAAGATATTCTCCTCGTTTATTCCTTTAAAACTGAAATATCAACTTTCTTTCTCGCTTATTAGTAATACCGTAAATAGAGTATTAGTTAAACTTTAGGGACGACTTTATTGAATAGTATTTTTTTATACAGAGGTTCAATTAATAATATTTTATTGCTCTATATCACTGCCCTACTATTTCCCAACGGAGAAAGGTTAACTGACCGTTATAACTAAAAGGATTTAGTAGTGAAATTTGACAATACAAAAGTAGATACGGTGGTCATCGGTGCCGGTCAGGCTGGCATTGCAATGAGTGAGCACTTAAGCGCACACGATATTTCCCATGTGGTTTTAGAGAGAGACCGCATTGCCGAACGCTGGAGAACACAGCGCTGGGACTCCCTGGTCGCAAACGGTCCGGCGTGGCACGACCGCTTTCCGGGCCTTGAGTTTACTGATTTCGACAAAGACATTGTATTTGATACAAGACGCGACGCTGCCTATTTTGAAAAGTATGCCGAGAAGTTTTCAGCCCCGGTCCACACAGGCGTCGAAGTCACACAAGTAACACCAATCAAAAACTCAGCAGGCTTTTTAGTCGAAACATCACAAGGCACTATCATTGCTCAGCGCGTTGTATCAGCGACTGGTGCATTTCAGTTGCCGTCAATCCCTGCAATCGTACCTGACGAAGAGATCGATCAAATTCACTCGTCTCAATACCGTAATCCGGAACAACTTAACGACGGTGCAGTCTTGGTGGTAGGAGCCGGCTCTTCCGGCGTTCAAATTGCTAAGGAGTTACGCCAGTCTGGGAAAGAAGTATTCCTTTCTGTTGGTCCACACGACCGACCGCCTCGCGCATACCGCGGCAAAGACTTTGTCTGGTGGCTCGGTGTGCTTGGTAAATGGGACGAAGCAGCAATGAAACCTGGCTTAGAGCACGTGACCATTGCCGTAAGCGGCGCGGAAGGCGGTAAGACTGTTGATTTCCGCGAGCTTGCCCATGACGGAATTACTCTGCTCGGCAGAACCGAAACATTCAACCAGGGTGTACTTACTTTTACCAACGACCTGAACAGAAATATTGCTCAGGGAGACGAAAACTACCTGTCATTATTAGATGAAGCGGATGCCTACATTGAGCGTAATGGTCTGGACTTCCCACAAGAACCGCAAGCCCGTATTCGCTTAGACGATCCTGAGTGTATGACCAGCCCGGTTTTATCACTCAATCTGAAGCAAAACAACATCACAAACATCATCTGGGCGACGGGATTTAACGTCGACTACAGTTGGCTCAAATGTGATGTGCTGGATGAACGCGGTTACCCAGTTCATCAGCGCGGCATTTCCCCGGTTCGGGGCGTATATTTCCTTGGTTTGCCTTGGCTGTCACGCAGAGGATCCACTTTTATCTGGGGTGTTTGGCATGACGCAAAATACATTGCCGGCCACATTGACACACAACGTAGTTACGAAGACTACGCGCTGTAATTCCGCTTGGTTAAGCACAATTAGAAGATTTCATAAAGGACTGTAATTATGCCGACGCATACTCGTATTCGCATGTTCAACACAAAAGAAACTTACCCGAATCAATCTCTTGATAATGATTTATGCCAAGCAGTTATTGCTGGCAACACGATTTACCTTCGTGGTCAGGTAGGTACCGATTTCGAAGGAAAACTTGTCGGTCTGGGTGATCCGGAAGCGCAAGCAAGACAAGCGATGCAAAATGTGGAGCAGCTACTAAAAGAATGTGGGTCTGACCTGACTCACATCGTGAAAACCACTACCTATATTACCGATCCTCGCTTCCGTGAACCGGTCTATCGCGAAGTCGGTAAGTGGCTGAAAGGCGTTTACCCTATCTCCACCGGACTTGTGGTTGCGGGTCTAGCGCAGCCAGAGTGGCTGATGGAAATTGATGTTATTGCCGTGATACCAGAATAACCACACAGGAGACTTTATGACCATTTCGATAGCAGGTTACTGCGCAAAAACCGGAATGTTTGGCTGTGCTATTTCGTCATCAAGCATTAGCGTGGCAAGCCGCTGTGCTTTTGTTAAAGCGAAAACGGGCGTAACGCTAACGCAAAACGTCACTAATCCGGCTTTAGGGCCACTCGGTCTTTTACTACTGAGTGAAGGTGCTACAGCGTCACAAGCTCTTGAGGAACTTAAACACGCTGATGAGCATATCGATCACCGACAGCTTGGCGTATTGGACGCTTCGGGAAATGGCGCGACATTCAGTGGGCAAAATGCGCTTGGTATTTTCAGCACCAGCCAGGGCAATAACTGCATTGCTATGGGCAATTTGCTAGCAAATGATCAGGTACCTCAGGCCATGATTAATACATTTGAATCAGCAGCGGATATGGATCTACCATCCAGGCTTATTCATGCGTTAAATGCTGGTGTTGTCCAAGGGGGCGAGTTAGGCGATCTCAAGTCAGCGGGACTGATGGTTTGCATTGATCACTCCTGGCCAGAAGTCGATTTGAGAGTTGATTGGAACGAATCTCCCATTGATGCACTTAAAGAAGCGTGGAAAGTGTATAAACCTCAGATGAAGGACTACATTTTAAGAGCTGACTATCCAAACAGCGCACCAAGTTACGGTGTACCTGGGAACGAGTAGTTGGGTTTTATTTCTTCCTGTGTTAAGCCAGAGTTTTGATGCTCTGGTTTCTTTTTATCTACTCCTCCCTCAACTTGCTCAGAAGCGACTCTCCCTTCGGGGGTATGTGATTGTTACGATTTCAGCGCCATGTTACCGGGAGAGCGCCGGCTACTCCGCTTTCTGGCGAGCTTACATAAGACTGAACGTGAAATAGAGATACCAGCTATTAGCGCTTACCCCTTTTAAGCTCTAACTCATATGGCGTACTTAACTACAAATTTAAAAAGAACTTCCCCCCAAAATAAAAAAGCGTACATCCCAAAAAGATGTGCGCTTCTTACTCTGAATATGTATTTAAACAGCAACTAACTTTGTCAACTGGTCAAGAACCTGGTTAAGCTCTTTCACTAGCCAATCAATCTCTTCGCGGTTCATGATAAGCGGTGGAGACATCTGGATTAATGGCGTGCCACGCTGATCAATCGCAACACGGAACAGCAAACCTTTCTCGTACAACGCAGGTTCCAGATAGTCCGCTACAAAGTCAGCAACAGCCAGTTGACCTTCCCAACTGCAGTTCTCCCGGTTAGTTACCAGCTCTACCGAATAGTGGTAACCATCACCACGAACGTCACCAACCAGTTCAATGTTGCGTAAGCTTTGCAGTGACTCTTTAAAGTAATTGCAATTCTCTCTTACGTTACCGATGATGTTTTCTCGCTCGAGTATTGCGATGTTAGCTAGCGCCGCAGCACAAGCCACAGGGTGACCACCATAGGTCAGTCCGTGCAGGAACATCTGGGCACCATTGTCGAGGATTGGAGTCATCACTTTATTCGAAGTAATCACACCGCCTAGAGGGACATGACCTGAAGCGACACCTTTAGCAAAAGTGATGACATCCGGCTCCAGTCCGTAGCGGCTAGAGCCAAACCATTCGCCTAAACGCCCAAAACCACAAATCACTTCGTCAGCAATCAGCAGCACACCGTACTTATCACAGAGTTCACGCAGACCTTGCGTATATCCGGCTGGTGGTGTGAAGCTTCCGCCTGCGTTCTGCAGCGGTTCGATAAAGATGCCTGCAACCGTGCTCGGTCCTTCCTGAATTATCAGCGACTCGATTTCTTCCAGCAGGAAAGCGGTAAACTGAGCTTCAGTCTCGCCTTCAGGTCGGCGGTAACGGTTGGTATTTGAAACGTGACGAACGCCCGCCATCAGAGGTTCAAAATCTTTACGCAGATCGGTCATACCATTCAGAGATAGCGCGCCATAACTGGTGCCGTGATAAGCGACACGTCGGGCAATAAACTTACGTCTTGAAGGCTCACCGTTAGCCTGGTGGTACTGACGTACCAGCTTGATTGCCGCTTCATTTGATTCTGAACCACTGGAGGTAAAGAACACACGCTTCAGATCACCCGGAGCGAGCGACGCTATTTTTGCCGCCAAGCGAATAGAAGGCTCATGAGCAACACTCCAGTTGGTAAAGTAAGGCAACTCACTCATTTGGCGTTTAACCGCTTCACCAATTTCTTCGCCATGGCTGTAACCAACCTGCACACAGAACAGTCCGCCCAGGGCATCAAAAAACTTCTTACCGTTAGTATCCCAAATCCAGCAACCTTCACCTTTGTCCATAACGGTCAGTGCTTTTTCGTGGTAATACTTGCGAGGTGTGAAGTGCATCAGCAGGTGTTCTTTTGCCAAGTGTTGCAGCTCTTCATTGTTTTTTTGCATCGACTGCGTATCAATATCCATATCAATTTCTCCTAGATGTCCTGTTTTTTGTCAGGGGGTAATTTCAGCCACTGACTTTAATTAACAACTCACACCACCACATTACTTGCGTTACCCGACATATCGTCATACAAAATCAGGACAAAAATGGGATAATTTCGGACAATGTGTAATATTGATACTATTCACAGGGAGGATACGGAATTCGCTCCCGATATTTAACGTGATGAAGGATTCACCACTATCAGCAACTACAAGGAACATCCGTACACGTCGCCATTAAAGATGAGCAATGT is part of the Vibrio sp. B1FLJ16 genome and encodes:
- a CDS encoding benzoate/H(+) symporter BenE family transporter, which codes for MKKLFNLSHASAGFTAVLVGYTSSVVIIIQAATSAGATPLQIESWLLALGVAMGVTSIGYSWFYKTPILTAWSTPGAAMLVIASQQYELPVVVGAFVVSGVLILLTGLITPLSRALERIPPQLGTAMLGAILLPFCLNSFKVVSSAPISFLLMFSVLLLAKNVIPRYAMLVLLIIGVFCSVGVEDATIDITGLSFAQPEWVTPGITASAILNLSVPLYIITMLSQNLPGIAMMKSYQYDTPVKPILIGTGLTNILAAPFGGFSVNLAAISAAICMTEEVDSDRRQRYRAVIWAGAFYLIAGVFATTVVAVFLSLPDAVTKILAGFALLGTLMMCLQTAFHDEGYRESALLTFLITLSGFSFLGLSATLWGLLVGIVHLRLLSSQKSRVA
- a CDS encoding ABC transporter substrate-binding protein; its protein translation is MLALSSQLAHAGKLSLGMTTWVGYGTLYLADELGYFKEKGLEVDLQTIEEASMYMAATASGHLDGSASTIDEILKYRPKFCFKAVAVLDDSYGGDGILVQDGINSIQDLKGKTVAVNEGSVSQFWLSNLLKDAGMSMSDITVQNMTADDAASAFISGRVPAAVTWEPNLSFARSQNAGKILIDSTATPGVIVDVVNLRCDVIEKQADDVAALVDGLYRAVQYTKDHPEKAYEIMAKQLGGYLSDPKDLAEAAATVRFYDQEMATKLLGELGKEGEIAPVIKLANETWSELKKEDYQVTYEQLVDNRFVKQ
- a CDS encoding ABC transporter permease, whose amino-acid sequence is MANQSFSLQQLTAPKEDIPSKFVISAGAISWIVLLTAWVILSYTEWVPSMFLPSPLEVLKTGMRLAEDGSLFTHIWSSLEVVIIGFWLSSLVAIPLGLLMGSFRIVQAFLDPLVNFIRYLPVTSFVPLFILWIGIGIEQRVTVIIFGVFFQQVVMIADVSRGVSKDLLHAAYTLGTSRRKVLTQIIMPASVPGVLDALRVTIGWAWTYLVVAELVAANSGLGYISLKAMRGFQVDIIFLAIVIIGLLGLITDQFFKVLRLRLSAWDN
- a CDS encoding XRE family transcriptional regulator — encoded protein: MNESAFKSEIAHHLKSERKKRGLSLDATSKLTGVSKAMLGQIEREESSPTISTLWKIASGLDTSFSAFFANDPELRSSDRAFPDDAKMKVNTLFPYKADAGLEMFEITLTDHHRQMSSPHGVGVIEHIHVLSGEMNVFFNDEWHHLTTGDSIRFFSDQPHGYEAATKTTTFQNIVCYPRG
- a CDS encoding efflux RND transporter periplasmic adaptor subunit encodes the protein MRCKTTLSLLIASSLFMAGCQPSQEATNQSSGAARTAEVNVLTVEPVRQMLTVELPGRSRAFKEAEVRPQVSGIVSERNFVEGGIVKQGQSLYQIDDSTYQAALLSAEAELIRANAAEDSTSATAKRYRALISKKSISQQDLDEAEAAFKEARAQVLVAKAAINTAKINLSYSQVKAPISGVIGKSSVTAGALVTANQSDKLATIQQLDPINIDIVQSSAQLLRLKAALAQGHIEQDESAEVTLQLEDGTTYAHKGTMKFVEVNVDESTGSVTLRAEFPNPDGLLLPGMFVRATVITGVDPEAILIPQNTVTRDARGQATVMTVSADNKVVATPVTTAETVGNQWRIISGLKAGDKVITAGLQKVGPGSPVSIQSGEQE
- a CDS encoding ABC transporter ATP-binding protein, with the protein product MGQLATNTKPLNEDESDDSQSTRRLKSVSEQPTQLHIDNITLKFPTKDGGEFTAIENLSLEVKNEEFVVIVGPSGCGKSSLLYLTAGLNNPTDGEIRVAGDTVKGPSAERGMVFQSYTLFPWLTVAQNIEFGLKQKKMPAIERKKIVDDYIKQVGLENFANHFPKQLSGGMKQRVAIARSLANDPKILLMDEPFGALDSQTRLQMQQLLLQVWEKSRKTVVFVTHDIDEAIMLGDRVFVMGSKPGRIQKILDVNIPHPRTLDMAMEPEFLTLKKEILSLLHDDLLEVH